One part of the Algibacter sp. L1A34 genome encodes these proteins:
- a CDS encoding o-succinylbenzoate synthase has translation MTATYQPYTLNFKQASGTSRGILKTKETWFIILDKGPKKGVGECGMFRGLSIDDRPDYEEKLKWVCENINLGLDNLLLQLEEFPSIQFGLEMAFKSIDSVDGFDLFPSKFTKTEDSIAINGLIWMGTESFMKEQIQDKIEAGFSCIKMKIGAINFQTEINLLKSIRKEFNSNDIELRVDANGAFKPSEALEKLKILSDFDLHSIEQPIKQGQITEMAKLCEATPLPIALDEELIGVFSEDKKQVLLEAICPQYIILKPTLIGGFKGSDSWISLANKQNIGWWITSALESNVGLNAIAQYTYALNSNLPQGLGTGSLFSNNFESPLLVKNGTLQYNKVEPWKFNLEVCI, from the coding sequence ATGACGGCAACTTACCAACCATATACTTTAAACTTCAAACAAGCCAGCGGTACATCGCGAGGTATTTTGAAAACTAAAGAAACTTGGTTTATTATCTTAGATAAAGGACCCAAGAAAGGTGTTGGAGAATGTGGAATGTTTCGAGGACTTTCTATTGATGATAGACCCGATTATGAAGAAAAACTAAAATGGGTTTGCGAAAACATAAATCTAGGTTTAGATAATTTGTTATTGCAGTTAGAAGAATTTCCTAGTATCCAATTTGGTTTAGAAATGGCGTTTAAATCTATTGACAGCGTTGATGGTTTTGATTTATTTCCTTCAAAATTTACTAAAACTGAAGATAGTATTGCTATTAACGGATTAATTTGGATGGGAACGGAAAGTTTCATGAAGGAACAAATTCAGGATAAAATAGAGGCTGGTTTTAGTTGCATTAAAATGAAAATTGGTGCTATCAATTTTCAAACAGAGATTAATCTGCTAAAATCTATTCGAAAGGAATTCAATTCAAATGATATTGAATTACGTGTAGATGCTAATGGTGCTTTTAAACCTTCGGAAGCTTTAGAAAAACTGAAAATATTATCAGATTTCGATTTACATTCCATTGAACAGCCTATAAAACAAGGACAAATAACCGAAATGGCAAAACTTTGCGAAGCTACACCATTACCTATTGCTCTAGACGAGGAACTTATAGGTGTGTTTTCCGAAGATAAAAAACAAGTATTACTAGAAGCTATTTGTCCACAATATATTATTCTAAAACCAACTTTAATTGGTGGTTTTAAAGGGAGCGACTCTTGGATTAGTTTAGCCAACAAACAAAATATAGGTTGGTGGATTACAAGTGCCTTAGAGAGCAATGTGGGGTTAAATGCCATCGCGCAATATACGTATGCTTTAAACAGTAATTTGCCACAAGGTTTAGGAACGGGTAGTTTGTTTTCTAATAATTTTGAGTCACCACTTTTAGTTAAAAATGGTACATTGCAGTATAATAAGGTAGAACCTTGGAAATTTAATTTAGAAGTATGTATATAG
- the menA gene encoding 1,4-dihydroxy-2-naphthoate octaprenyltransferase, with the protein MNKTKIWISSMRLRTLPLSISGIILASFLAAYQGVFNWVICLLAILSTLSFQILSNLANDYGDGVKGTDNDDRIGPERAIQSGVISPKEMKKAITINVVISTILALLTIYFAFGSTHFLLSVVFFVLSVGAIIAAIKYTVGGNAYGYNAMGDIFVFLFFGFVSVIGGYVLFAKTIDFIVILPAVIIGLLSTAVLNLNNMRDIESDTKSNKITLALKLGSLKAKTYHSFLIILAILLSILFGVLFYKSAFNFIFLIAFIPLFLHLKKVNNTQNPQHFDPELKKLALTTVLLSILLGLGQLL; encoded by the coding sequence ATGAATAAAACAAAAATCTGGATTTCTTCTATGCGCTTGCGCACTTTACCTTTATCCATTTCCGGAATTATTTTAGCTTCCTTTTTAGCAGCTTATCAAGGTGTCTTTAATTGGGTAATTTGTTTGTTGGCTATTTTGTCGACTCTAAGTTTTCAAATACTTTCCAATTTAGCAAACGACTATGGTGATGGTGTTAAAGGAACCGATAATGATGATAGAATAGGGCCGGAGCGTGCTATACAAAGTGGCGTAATATCTCCAAAGGAAATGAAAAAGGCCATTACAATAAATGTGGTAATTTCAACCATTTTGGCTTTATTAACTATTTATTTTGCTTTTGGAAGCACTCATTTTTTACTTTCAGTAGTCTTTTTTGTGCTTAGCGTTGGGGCAATAATTGCCGCAATTAAATATACAGTTGGTGGTAATGCCTATGGGTATAATGCCATGGGAGATATTTTTGTGTTTCTGTTTTTTGGTTTTGTTAGCGTTATTGGTGGTTATGTATTGTTTGCAAAAACGATAGATTTTATAGTGATTTTACCAGCCGTAATAATTGGCTTGTTAAGCACCGCTGTGTTAAACCTTAATAATATGCGTGATATAGAATCGGATACAAAATCCAATAAAATTACTTTAGCGTTAAAATTAGGTAGCTTAAAGGCTAAAACATATCATAGTTTTTTAATTATTTTGGCTATTTTACTATCAATTTTATTTGGTGTTTTGTTTTATAAGTCAGCTTTTAATTTTATTTTTTTAATTGCTTTTATACCTTTATTTCTTCATCTTAAAAAAGTGAATAACACACAAAACCCACAACATTTTGATCCTGAATTAAAAAAGTTAGCGCTTACAACGGTGCTTTTATCTATTTTACTGGGTTTGGGGCAATTGTTGTAA
- a CDS encoding DUF1801 domain-containing protein yields MAFNSLQIETDSRIEQVFNNYPEFVKNQIQQLRTLILEVANSIEGISKIEETLKWGEPSYLVKKGSTIRIHWKPKKPDQYAMYFKCTSKLVETFKIVFKDIFEFEGHRAIVFKLDDKIPETELKQCIEAALKYHKVKQLPFLGL; encoded by the coding sequence ATGGCTTTTAATTCCTTACAGATAGAAACAGATTCTAGAATTGAACAAGTGTTTAACAATTATCCAGAGTTCGTTAAAAACCAGATACAACAACTTAGAACACTTATTTTAGAAGTTGCAAATAGCATTGAAGGTATTTCTAAAATTGAAGAAACCCTAAAATGGGGAGAGCCTAGTTATTTGGTGAAAAAAGGAAGTACAATTAGAATACACTGGAAACCTAAAAAACCAGACCAATATGCCATGTATTTTAAATGTACCAGTAAATTAGTTGAAACTTTTAAAATTGTTTTTAAAGATATTTTTGAGTTTGAAGGGCATCGCGCTATTGTATTTAAATTAGATGATAAAATACCCGAAACCGAATTAAAACAATGTATTGAAGCTGCTTTAAAGTACCATAAAGTAAAACAATTACCTTTTTTAGGATTATGA
- a CDS encoding CPBP family intramembrane glutamic endopeptidase, producing the protein MYIAQAFKGLHDWWRYLLGVLIIFIAWQIIGMIPLGIVLGIKVFQTGDMPVTIPDMIEALGSNLFLFLMLLSFAAGLVGVIFSAKVIHKQSFVQLTTARKKIDWKRFWFIFILWGVISSSFVLVDYFFFAPEDYVLNFKLKPFLILAAIAITLIPLQTSFEEYFFRGYLMQGIGVVFKNKWLPLLITSVGFGLMHIANPEVEQLGPVIMVYYIGTGLFLGVLTLMDEGLELALGFHAANNLFTALLVTADWTAFQTDSILKDMSDPDTMALGEIFFPVFVVFPILLFILSKKYNWSNWKDKLIGNVVEPPKDDYKIIE; encoded by the coding sequence ATGTATATAGCTCAAGCCTTTAAAGGTTTACACGATTGGTGGCGATATTTATTAGGTGTATTAATAATTTTTATAGCTTGGCAAATAATTGGTATGATTCCTCTGGGAATTGTATTAGGCATAAAAGTTTTTCAAACAGGCGATATGCCAGTTACTATCCCAGATATGATTGAGGCTTTGGGTAGTAATTTATTTCTGTTTTTAATGCTGTTGTCTTTTGCAGCAGGATTGGTAGGTGTTATTTTTTCGGCTAAAGTTATACATAAACAGTCGTTTGTGCAATTAACAACGGCGAGAAAAAAAATAGATTGGAAACGTTTTTGGTTTATTTTTATTCTATGGGGCGTTATTTCATCTAGTTTTGTATTGGTGGATTATTTCTTTTTTGCTCCAGAAGACTATGTACTTAATTTTAAATTAAAACCATTTTTAATATTAGCAGCTATAGCTATTACATTAATACCGTTACAAACGAGTTTCGAAGAGTATTTTTTTAGAGGCTACTTAATGCAAGGTATTGGTGTGGTATTTAAAAATAAATGGTTACCACTTTTAATAACTTCTGTTGGTTTTGGACTTATGCATATTGCAAATCCTGAAGTGGAGCAATTAGGGCCAGTAATTATGGTTTATTACATAGGCACAGGTTTGTTTTTAGGTGTTTTAACTTTAATGGACGAAGGCTTAGAACTTGCCTTAGGGTTCCATGCAGCCAATAATTTATTTACAGCTTTGTTAGTTACTGCCGATTGGACAGCCTTTCAAACCGATTCAATTTTAAAAGATATGTCCGATCCTGATACTATGGCCTTGGGCGAAATATTTTTCCCTGTATTTGTAGTTTTTCCAATACTTTTATTTATTCTTTCTAAGAAATATAACTGGAGTAATTGGAAAGATAAATTAATAGGAAATGTTGTAGAACCACCAAAAGATGATTATAAAATAATAGAATAA
- a CDS encoding C1 family peptidase — MKNNISLLVLLFICISINAQTYKFETVIDIETTDVISQGNTGTCWSFSTSSFLESEIIRLTGKKIDLSEMYTVRNTYPKKAWNYIMRQGKTQFSEGGLAHDVLNSVKDHGLVPSFVFTGLDEANTRHNHSEMITVLTGVLNTYVNDVKKPLSPKWKQVTESILDIYLGKNVETFNYEGIQYTPKSFLEMTKINPDDYVSLTSFSHEPYYTNFVLNIPDNFSNGSFYNITIEDAVKTVNNALKKGYTIALDCDVSESTFTANPGMAIIPEDSNVNLKELTEIVPEKEITQAYRQQEFENFNTTDDHLMHITGLVKDQNGNTYYKVKNSWGKNSERIANNGFIYMSEAYFKLKMISITLHKNVVDKKYHNILN; from the coding sequence ATGAAAAATAATATTTCATTACTTGTTTTGCTCTTCATTTGTATCTCTATAAATGCACAAACTTATAAGTTTGAAACTGTTATAGATATTGAAACTACCGATGTTATTAGTCAAGGAAATACAGGAACATGTTGGAGTTTTTCTACGTCTTCATTTTTAGAAAGCGAAATAATAAGACTTACAGGTAAAAAAATTGATTTATCTGAAATGTACACGGTACGTAATACCTATCCTAAAAAAGCTTGGAACTATATAATGCGCCAAGGAAAAACACAATTTAGCGAAGGTGGCTTGGCTCACGATGTTTTAAACAGCGTAAAAGATCATGGTTTAGTTCCTAGTTTTGTTTTTACAGGACTGGATGAAGCTAATACAAGACATAACCATTCTGAAATGATTACAGTTTTAACTGGTGTTTTAAATACCTATGTAAACGATGTAAAAAAACCACTATCTCCAAAATGGAAACAAGTTACAGAATCGATTTTGGACATTTACTTAGGTAAAAACGTTGAAACTTTTAATTATGAAGGTATACAATATACTCCAAAATCATTTTTAGAAATGACTAAAATTAATCCAGATGATTATGTGAGTTTAACATCTTTTTCTCATGAACCATATTACACCAATTTCGTTTTAAACATTCCTGATAATTTTTCAAACGGGAGCTTCTACAACATCACAATTGAAGATGCAGTTAAAACGGTAAATAATGCTCTTAAAAAAGGATATACAATAGCTTTAGATTGCGATGTAAGTGAAAGTACATTTACAGCAAATCCTGGTATGGCAATAATTCCAGAAGACAGCAATGTAAACCTAAAGGAATTGACCGAAATTGTACCAGAAAAAGAGATTACACAAGCGTACAGACAACAAGAATTTGAAAATTTCAATACCACAGACGATCATTTAATGCATATTACAGGATTAGTAAAAGATCAAAACGGAAATACATACTATAAAGTAAAGAATTCATGGGGAAAAAACTCCGAACGTATTGCTAATAACGGTTTTATCTACATGAGTGAGGCTTATTTCAAATTAAAAATGATTTCTATAACACTTCATAAAAATGTAGTTGATAAAAAATATCATAATATTTTGAATTAA
- a CDS encoding PorP/SprF family type IX secretion system membrane protein: MNFTKKTIAIAILIGFAHCINAQQTPTFSEYNYNPFIINAAYAGLTKNTEFSMSNTGFFNQFEGSPRSFSLSGHGSLNEKKMGIGAAIMRDQIGITKSTSFFAAYSYKIFFDFKSNRPYWQLYDTGVLSFGITAGLQQYQSNLTELGIIGDPKFAQDINTSIPTIGLSFLFNHASFYVGFSTPNVMGDSLASDKNLVLNSPYYGYFGYRIYNNRFEDFMIKPNMLIKYEDGAPLQADFNVAFSFKNKFEIGTGYRTSNSINFLAGIYLFNNMRAIYNYNIANKNSPLGNTHGLILSLQLNEGYSNN, translated from the coding sequence ATGAATTTCACAAAAAAAACAATAGCAATAGCTATACTTATAGGGTTTGCACACTGTATAAACGCACAACAAACACCTACATTTTCAGAATACAATTACAATCCTTTTATAATAAATGCAGCGTACGCCGGCTTAACAAAAAACACAGAGTTCTCTATGAGTAATACTGGTTTTTTCAATCAGTTCGAAGGTAGTCCAAGAAGTTTTTCACTAAGTGGGCATGGCTCTTTAAATGAAAAAAAGATGGGTATCGGTGCAGCCATAATGCGAGACCAAATAGGCATTACCAAATCAACTTCTTTTTTCGCAGCATACTCGTATAAAATATTTTTTGATTTTAAAAGTAATAGACCTTATTGGCAATTGTATGATACAGGAGTTCTATCCTTTGGTATTACTGCTGGATTACAGCAATATCAAAGTAACTTAACCGAATTAGGTATCATAGGAGACCCTAAATTCGCCCAAGATATAAATACATCTATACCAACCATAGGTCTTAGTTTTCTTTTTAACCATGCTTCCTTTTACGTTGGTTTTTCGACTCCAAATGTTATGGGAGATAGCTTAGCTTCAGACAAAAACTTAGTACTAAACAGCCCTTATTATGGATATTTTGGTTACCGTATTTACAATAACCGCTTTGAAGATTTTATGATAAAACCAAATATGCTAATTAAATATGAAGATGGAGCACCATTACAAGCAGATTTTAATGTTGCGTTTAGTTTTAAAAATAAGTTTGAAATAGGAACAGGATATAGAACAAGTAATTCTATCAACTTTTTAGCTGGTATTTATTTATTTAATAATATGCGTGCTATTTACAATTACAATATAGCTAACAAAAATTCACCTTTAGGAAATACCCATGGCCTGATATTAAGCCTTCAATTAAATGAAGGTTATAGTAATAATTAA
- a CDS encoding 1,4-dihydroxy-2-naphthoyl-CoA synthase, whose translation MSQENWITVKEYTDITYKKCNGVARIAFNRPDVRNAFRPKTTAELYDAFYDANEDVNIGVVLLSAEGPSTKDGVYSFCSGGDQKARGHQGYVGEDGYHRLNILEVQRLIRFMPKVVIAVVPGWAVGGGHSLHVICDLTLASKEHAIFKQTDADVTSFDGGYGSAYLAKMVGQKRAREIFFLGRNYSAQEAYDMGMVNAVIPHDELESTAYDWAQEILGKSPTSIKMLKFAMNLTDDGMVGQQVFAGEATRLAYMTDEAKEGRDAFLEKRKPNFPKKWIP comes from the coding sequence ATGAGTCAAGAAAATTGGATAACTGTTAAAGAATATACAGATATTACATATAAAAAATGTAATGGTGTAGCGCGAATCGCGTTTAACAGACCAGATGTTAGAAATGCATTTAGACCAAAAACAACGGCAGAACTGTATGATGCATTTTATGATGCGAATGAAGATGTGAATATTGGTGTGGTATTATTATCTGCCGAAGGGCCTTCTACTAAAGATGGTGTGTATTCTTTTTGTAGTGGTGGAGATCAAAAAGCACGAGGTCATCAAGGTTATGTAGGAGAAGATGGGTATCATCGTTTAAATATATTAGAAGTTCAGCGTTTAATTCGTTTTATGCCTAAAGTTGTGATAGCAGTAGTTCCTGGTTGGGCTGTTGGTGGCGGACATAGTTTGCATGTAATTTGTGATTTAACTTTAGCAAGTAAAGAACACGCTATTTTTAAACAAACAGATGCCGACGTTACTAGTTTTGATGGTGGTTATGGCTCGGCTTATTTAGCTAAAATGGTAGGGCAGAAAAGAGCACGTGAAATTTTCTTTTTAGGACGAAATTACTCAGCACAAGAAGCTTATGATATGGGCATGGTAAACGCCGTTATCCCACACGATGAATTAGAAAGTACAGCTTATGATTGGGCTCAGGAAATATTAGGAAAATCTCCAACATCGATAAAAATGTTGAAATTCGCAATGAATTTAACAGACGATGGTATGGTTGGGCAACAAGTATTCGCTGGTGAAGCAACACGTTTAGCTTATATGACAGATGAAGCCAAAGAAGGTCGAGATGCATTTCTTGAAAAAAGAAAGCCTAATTTTCCTAAAAAATGGATCCCATAA
- a CDS encoding AMP-binding protein has protein sequence MIPDYTKVHVRFKLNDHHYSHEDLMEVAYSFVKEGDAYERELGEFLLDWLDRHDFIKVHTSGSTGRPKEIMIKKEAMIKSAIATGNFFNLTPGKKVLHCLPSNFIAGKMMIVRAIVLGLELDIVEPAAFPRIDYEKDYEFCAFTPMQLKNFAKYFDKIKTVIVGGGRVSESIKALIQDKKPMVYETYGMTETVSHIAVKKINNFTDSDSKTCFKTLPGITVSTDDRSCLVIDAPELLDEKIITNDIVKIHSDSSFEWLGRFDNVINSGGIKLYPEVIEHKLQCKIEQQFFITSIPDETLGEKAILIIEGKNKKLDDSIFDGLDKYEKPKAIYTVNKFINTASGKIHRKNTLDQITF, from the coding sequence ATGATACCAGATTACACTAAAGTACATGTAAGGTTTAAATTAAATGATCACCATTATTCTCACGAAGACTTAATGGAAGTAGCGTATAGCTTTGTAAAAGAGGGAGATGCTTACGAACGAGAATTGGGTGAATTTTTACTTGATTGGTTAGATAGGCATGATTTTATAAAAGTACATACATCTGGATCTACTGGTAGGCCAAAGGAGATAATGATTAAAAAAGAAGCCATGATAAAATCGGCTATTGCTACGGGCAATTTCTTTAATCTTACGCCAGGTAAAAAAGTATTACATTGCTTGCCATCAAATTTTATTGCTGGTAAAATGATGATTGTTCGGGCTATTGTTTTAGGTCTAGAATTGGATATTGTAGAGCCTGCTGCTTTTCCAAGAATAGATTACGAGAAGGATTATGAGTTTTGCGCTTTTACACCTATGCAACTTAAAAATTTCGCAAAATATTTTGATAAAATAAAAACTGTAATTGTTGGTGGCGGACGCGTTTCTGAAAGTATAAAAGCTTTAATTCAAGATAAAAAACCTATGGTTTATGAAACCTATGGTATGACAGAAACTGTTTCGCATATTGCTGTTAAAAAGATTAATAATTTCACAGATTCCGATTCCAAAACATGTTTTAAAACTTTACCAGGAATTACGGTCTCTACAGACGATAGAAGTTGTTTGGTTATTGATGCACCAGAACTTTTAGATGAAAAAATTATTACTAACGATATAGTAAAAATACATTCGGATTCTAGTTTTGAATGGTTAGGTCGTTTTGATAACGTGATTAATTCTGGCGGGATAAAATTATACCCTGAGGTAATCGAACATAAACTTCAATGTAAAATTGAACAACAATTTTTTATTACCTCTATCCCAGATGAAACTTTAGGTGAAAAAGCTATTTTAATTATTGAAGGTAAAAATAAAAAGCTAGACGATTCTATTTTTGATGGTTTAGATAAATATGAAAAACCGAAAGCTATTTATACAGTAAATAAATTTATTAATACTGCTTCAGGGAAAATTCATCGCAAAAATACTTTAGATCAAATTACTTTTTAA
- a CDS encoding uracil-DNA glycosylase, with protein sequence MNLDIHDSWKPYLDKEFKKEYFKNLMKFVTDEYNTNTCFPPEEAVFNAFNYCHFNDVKVVIIGQDPYHDYGQANGLCFSVADSVKHPPSLVNIFKEIEADLGIPYPKSGNLERLAKQGVLLLNATLTVRAHEAASHQKQGWETFTDSVIKTVSDKNENIIFLLWGGFAKKKVKLIDDKKHLVLTSGHPSPLSANRGYWFGNKHFSQVNQYLKDLGEKTLNW encoded by the coding sequence ATGAATTTAGACATTCACGATAGTTGGAAACCGTATTTAGATAAAGAATTTAAAAAGGAATACTTCAAGAATTTAATGAAATTTGTAACTGATGAATATAACACGAATACTTGTTTCCCTCCAGAAGAAGCTGTTTTTAATGCTTTTAATTATTGTCATTTTAATGATGTAAAAGTTGTGATTATTGGGCAAGATCCATATCATGATTACGGTCAGGCTAATGGTTTATGTTTCTCTGTTGCCGATAGTGTAAAACATCCACCTTCATTAGTTAATATTTTTAAGGAAATTGAAGCCGATTTAGGAATTCCCTATCCTAAAAGTGGTAATCTAGAACGTTTGGCAAAACAAGGCGTTTTACTTTTAAATGCTACGCTTACAGTTAGAGCTCACGAAGCTGCAAGTCATCAAAAACAAGGTTGGGAAACCTTTACGGACTCTGTGATAAAAACAGTTAGTGATAAAAATGAGAATATAATATTTTTACTTTGGGGAGGTTTTGCAAAAAAGAAAGTGAAACTTATAGATGATAAGAAGCATTTGGTTTTAACTAGTGGACATCCATCACCTTTATCTGCAAATAGAGGGTATTGGTTTGGGAATAAGCATTTTTCGCAGGTAAACCAATATCTTAAAGACTTAGGTGAAAAAACACTTAACTGGTAA
- the sppA gene encoding signal peptide peptidase SppA: protein MDFIKRVLSTVTGIILFCVLFFLGIVLLGAVLGSGGNDVVQVRDNSILELKLDFPIKDYAGKTEFAEYPFLNEDKKNGLFNIIDAINFAATDDKIKGISIDNNFIDAGISQTKALRNALLKFKESGKFIVAYADVYTQKDYYLSSVADTIYINPVGMMEFKGLSSEQLYFKDFQEKSGVKMEVVRFGKYKSAVEPFLENEMSDNNREQITVYLNSLWNEMKQDISKSRMIDEIRLNIIADSLLARNATLAMSSKMVDKIAYHDEYVNGLRYAVGVENDKKLKTISIYDYAIHTASKLKLKTNKNRIAVIYAEGEIIYGEGDENNIGQGTMNASLKKAREDDKVKAVVLRINSPGGSALASELIWREIELTKKVKPVIVSMGNLAASGGYYIACNADKIIAEPTTITGSIGVFGMLPNGKVLADRMGINAEQVVTNKNAVTFSFFEPMSEDQHAFIKEGIIDIYELFTKRVADGRDMNQDDVKAIAQGRVWTGNDALENGLVDELGGLDLALKYAAEAAGIEDYKINEFPIFKKDLDKMLQEFGLVKAKETILKDELGEVQYNIYKEVKTLTQRKGIQLLFPYSLDVK from the coding sequence ATGGATTTTATAAAACGTGTATTATCAACAGTAACAGGAATTATTTTATTCTGTGTACTTTTCTTTTTGGGTATTGTTCTTTTAGGAGCTGTTTTGGGCTCAGGAGGTAATGATGTCGTTCAAGTAAGAGACAATTCTATTTTAGAATTAAAACTAGATTTCCCTATTAAGGATTACGCAGGTAAAACAGAGTTTGCAGAATATCCATTTTTAAATGAAGACAAGAAAAATGGTCTTTTCAATATAATTGATGCTATTAATTTTGCGGCAACAGATGATAAAATTAAAGGAATTTCTATTGATAATAATTTTATAGATGCTGGAATATCGCAAACTAAAGCTTTAAGAAATGCACTTTTAAAATTTAAAGAATCTGGAAAGTTTATTGTGGCTTACGCCGATGTTTATACGCAAAAAGATTACTATTTATCTTCGGTTGCTGATACTATTTATATTAATCCTGTTGGGATGATGGAGTTTAAAGGTTTGTCTTCCGAACAATTATACTTCAAAGATTTTCAAGAAAAATCTGGAGTTAAAATGGAAGTGGTTCGCTTTGGTAAATATAAAAGTGCTGTTGAGCCATTTTTAGAAAATGAAATGAGCGACAATAATCGTGAACAAATTACGGTGTATTTAAATTCACTTTGGAATGAAATGAAACAAGACATTTCTAAAAGTAGAATGATTGATGAAATTAGATTAAATATTATTGCCGATAGCCTTTTAGCAAGAAATGCAACTTTGGCAATGTCTTCAAAAATGGTTGATAAAATTGCTTATCATGATGAGTATGTAAATGGATTAAGATATGCCGTTGGTGTTGAAAATGATAAAAAATTAAAAACAATATCAATATATGATTATGCAATCCATACAGCCAGTAAGTTGAAGTTAAAAACTAACAAAAATAGAATAGCCGTAATTTATGCTGAAGGTGAAATTATCTATGGTGAAGGTGATGAGAATAATATTGGACAAGGTACTATGAATGCATCTCTTAAGAAAGCAAGAGAGGATGATAAGGTGAAAGCAGTTGTTTTACGTATTAATTCTCCAGGAGGAAGCGCCTTGGCGAGTGAGTTAATTTGGAGAGAAATTGAATTGACTAAAAAAGTAAAACCTGTAATTGTTTCTATGGGTAATCTTGCTGCATCTGGAGGATATTATATTGCTTGTAATGCGGATAAAATTATAGCGGAACCTACAACAATTACGGGGAGTATAGGTGTGTTTGGTATGTTGCCAAACGGTAAGGTTTTAGCCGATAGAATGGGTATTAATGCAGAACAAGTGGTTACAAATAAGAATGCAGTAACTTTTAGCTTTTTTGAACCGATGAGTGAAGATCAACATGCTTTTATAAAAGAAGGTATTATAGATATTTATGAGTTGTTTACCAAAAGAGTTGCTGATGGACGAGACATGAACCAAGATGATGTTAAGGCTATTGCTCAAGGTCGTGTTTGGACAGGAAATGATGCCTTGGAAAACGGATTGGTAGATGAGTTAGGTGGATTAGATTTAGCCTTAAAATATGCTGCCGAAGCTGCTGGAATTGAAGATTATAAAATTAACGAATTTCCTATCTTTAAAAAGGACTTAGATAAAATGCTGCAAGAGTTTGGTTTAGTAAAAGCTAAAGAAACTATTTTAAAAGATGAACTTGGGGAAGTGCAATATAATATTTACAAAGAAGTAAAAACGCTTACACAACGTAAAGGTATTCAGTTATTATTTCCTTATAGTTTAGATGTGAAGTAA
- a CDS encoding metal-dependent hydrolase, producing the protein MKITFYGHACLGIKIDDISILVDPFITGNEKAANIDINTIEADYIMVTHAHQDHILDVDAIAKRTNAVIISNFEIVTHFGNLGLEGHPMNHGGQWDFEFGNVKYVNAIHTSSFPDGTYGGQPGGFIIESEHKNIYIAGDTALTFDMKLIPMQTKLDLAILPIGDNFTMGINDAILASDFVECDKILGCHFDTFGYIEIDHEVAKRKFFEKDKDLMLLEIGESIEL; encoded by the coding sequence ATGAAAATCACATTTTACGGTCATGCTTGTTTAGGTATTAAAATAGATGATATTAGCATACTTGTCGATCCTTTTATTACAGGTAACGAAAAGGCTGCAAATATTGATATTAATACCATAGAAGCCGATTATATTATGGTTACGCATGCGCATCAAGATCATATTCTAGATGTTGATGCCATTGCCAAACGGACTAATGCTGTTATAATTTCTAACTTCGAAATTGTAACTCATTTTGGGAATCTTGGTTTAGAAGGACACCCAATGAACCATGGAGGACAATGGGATTTTGAGTTCGGAAACGTGAAATATGTAAACGCTATTCATACCTCGTCTTTTCCTGATGGTACTTATGGTGGGCAGCCAGGCGGTTTTATAATTGAAAGTGAGCATAAAAATATTTATATCGCTGGAGATACGGCTTTAACGTTTGATATGAAATTAATTCCGATGCAAACCAAACTAGACTTGGCAATTCTTCCTATTGGTGATAATTTTACTATGGGTATTAACGATGCCATTTTAGCGAGCGATTTTGTGGAATGCGATAAAATATTAGGTTGTCATTTTGATACTTTTGGTTACATCGAAATCGATCACGAGGTCGCAAAGCGAAAATTTTTCGAGAAGGATAAAGATTTAATGCTTTTAGAAATAGGAGAGAGTATTGAGCTTTAA